In Thermodesulfatator atlanticus DSM 21156, the sequence AGATTATTATCCGTACAAGAACGACAATATTCGATAATACTCACATCTTTATAACCGGAGATAAGGCTCCACCAGGAGAATACGTTGTTTTAGAAGTAGAAGATACTGGTCCTGGTATTCCTCATGATATAATTGACAAGATATTTGAGCCTTTTTTTACTACCAAGCCTGTTGGTGAAGGTTCAGGTCTTGGTCTTTCAGTTGTGTACGGCATTGTTAGGAACCATGGAGGATTTGTTGATGTTTCTTCAAGACCTGGGAAAACTAAATTTACTATCTTTTTCCCAAAAGCTGAGCAAATAAACAAAGCAAAACAAGATATTGTTTCTTCCTTTACGGCAAAAGAACTCAATGGTGATGCTACGGTTTTGATAGTAGATGATGAAGATGAAGTAAGAGAACTCACTAGAGTTGTTTTGGAAGAGCACGGATATTGCGTTTTTGAAGCAAAGGATGGTCAGGAAGCTTTAACAATTCTTCAAACGAAAAATGGAAAAATAGACTTAGTTTTGCTGGATTTAATTATGCCTGGAGTAGATGGCAAGGAGACTTTTTATAGTCTCAAGGAAATAGCTCCTAGGGTTAAAGTGATCCTTCTTTCGGGATATGTTGCTGATAAGTCAGTGCAAAAATTGTTGAGCGAAGGAGCAGACGCCTTTTTGTCCAAACCATATCGTATCCAGGATTTATTGATCCTTATTCATCAGGTCTTGAACGAATAGTAAGCGTGTTTGCCGTTATAAAGGTTACTAACGGATACTGATTAATAGTTGTTCCGTTCTTTGTAATAATGTTGTTTTAGGTAGCTTTCGATGTTTTTCTTGAGCTTTATTAAGGGGATTCCGGTTTGTTCGGAAAGTTTTTTTAAGTCTTCGAATTCTATTTTAAAAGAATCACAAGGAGCTTTTGCGAATTTTACGCTTATCTCCCCCCACGGAGTACTGATTTTTTTTATCTGCCGAGGGCAGGTTTTACGCTTGATCTCGCGTATTCTGACACCAAGGCTGGCTTCTTCTGAAAAGAAAATTTTTACAAGTTGATTGGTATTTTCGGGCTTGGCCAAAATGCAGAGCTTAAACCCTGGACGCCCTTTTTTCATGAAAAATGGCGTAAATCCCACATCAAGGGCTCCTTTTTCAAAGAGTTTTTCTGCTAGGAAAGCAAGTTCTTCTGGTGTCTTGTCATCAATATTGGCTTCAAGCTCAACCACTTTTTCTCCGCTAAGGTTTTCTGTTGTGCGTTTTTTGCCAACTAAAAGACGCAAAATATTGGGACAAGTATCAAATTTTTGATGTCCGGCGCCGTAGCCTACTTTTGAAATTCTCATTTCAGGGAAAGGGCCAAAGACTTTTACTAAATTTTTTAAAAGTGCTGCCCCTGTGGGAGTAACGGTTTCTTTTTTTTCAGGAATTCCTTTTACAGGAAGGCCTTTTAGTATTTCCAAAGTTGCTGGTGCTGGTGCAGGAAGAATGCCGTGCCTCGAATGAATAAGACCTCTTCCCAAAGGAATTTCTGAAGCGCAAACTTCTTCAACTTTTAGATAACTAAGTCCCCCTAGCACCCCGAAAATGTCTGCCAAGGTGTCAAACGCTGAGAGTTCATGGAGATGAACCTGATTAATGTCTTCTCCGTGAACCTTAGCTTCTGCTTGAAAAATAGTTTCAAGTATATTTTTGGCCTTTGCCAGGACTTTTTTCTCAAAAGGTAGCCTGTCAACCAGGGAAAAAAGTTCAGTTCTTTTTTGGGGAAGTACGCCAGTCGTTCTAGCAACAATACTTACTTTCTTAGCACTTACGCCGTTTATTTTTAAATTTTCGGTTTTAAGGGAAAGGCCACCTGGCAGTTGTTTAAGGACAGTGGCAAGATGGGTTTCTGGGTATCCTGCATCTAAAAGTGCTGCTAAAAAGATGTCTCCGGCTATACCGCCTATTAAATCAAGATATGCTATGGGCATTTTTGTCCAGGTATTGGTAAATACTATTTCTCTTCCAGTAAAAAAGTCCCAAAAGAAAAGCGCTTATCCCTGCGATGATAGCAAACATTATCCAGTTGCGTTCGTAAAGTGAAGCACCTTGTAAGGCTAAGGCTAAAGTCCCGGGAATACGGCCTATAATCATTATCAGCAAAAAGATGCGAAAAGGAATGGGAAAAAGCCCTAAAAAATAATTCAGATAGTCTTTGGGAAATCCGGGAAACAAATAGCACAAAAATGCAGCTATAATACCCCTTTGTTGCATGAATCTTTCAAGCTTCAGGAAATGTGGGGACCTGGCCAAACGTTTTCCGAAAAAATGACGGAATTTTCGGGCAAGAAAAAAGGCTATTGAAGAACCTAAGGCAATACCAATCATGGCATAGACAAAGCCCCAAAAGGCTCCGAAAAGATAACCTGCCACAAAGCCTGTAACTTCTCCGGGAAGGGGAGCAAAAACTACCTGTAAGGCCTGAATAGCGATAAAAACGAGAGGGGCAAGAGCCCCATAATCTTCAATAGTTTCTCGTAATACTTCGGGATTTTCCCAAAAAAAATGGAACCATTCCCAAAGGGAAGATATATGCATAGCGCCCATTTTAAGCCAAGCAGGAAATAAAAAAAAGCCCCCTCTTTTGAGGGGGCTTAAAGGGAGGGATCTTCTTCTCTTACGGGTTAAAGAAGGGGCTTGCCATTATAGGTTACGCTTTTAACTATGCGTTCAGCTTTTTCAACAGCTTTGGCAGGAAGACGCCCATAAAGAAGTTTTTCGTTGTACTTTTGGGCATCGTGGATGCACCACCAGAGAAGTTTTACAAGCTCCTTGGCACGTTTGTAAGAGCGACCATTGTAATTTTGTTCTTTGTAAAAGATAAGCCAAGTAAAAGAAGAGATGGGATAACCGTTAGGGGCATCGGTGTTGGTCAAAGAACAACGAGTGTCATCTGGGATATCTACGTTAGCTGCAGCAGAAATGGATTCCAAAGTAGGTTTGACAAACTTGCCTGCTTTGTTCTGGATAGCGGCTACAGGAATATGGTTCTTAATAGCATAGGCAATTTCAATGTAGCCAATGGTTCCGGGGATTTGTCTGATAAGACCGGCCACACCGGGGTTCCCTTTACCACCCATACCTACAGGCCAGCGTACGGATTTGCCGCGGCCTACTTTTTCACACCATTCATTGCTTACTTTGCAAAGGTAGTCGGTAAAAATATAGGTTGTTCCAGAGGAATCAGAACGACGGGCAACGATGATAGGAAGATCGGGAAATTTGACGCCCGGATTAATGGCCTTGATAGCAGGATCATTCCATCTAGTTATTTTGCCAAGAAAGATATCAACCAATACCTTAGGGGTGAGCTTAAGTTCGGTCACGCCGGGAACATTAAAAGCAACTGCGACAGCTCCCAAAGTAGTGGGCATGTGGAGAATTTGAGCAGGAGCCTTGGCAAGGTCAGAATCTTTCATGGGAGCGTCGGTAGCACCGAAGTCAACTGTGCGGGCAAGAAGCTGACGAATTCCGCCACCAGACCCAATAGCCTGGTAGTTTACCTGAACACCAGTCTTTTTGTAGTAAACGTCAAACCACTTAGAATAAAGCGGATAAGGGAAAGTTGCCCCAGCACCTAAAAGGGTAAGCTTAGCAGCCTGAACCCCCGTAACACTAAAAAGCACCAACAGTAAAACAAGTAACCACTTACGCATAATGCCTCCTCCTCATTTTGAGTTTTGCCCCAAAATTAAACGCTTGCTTTGACAGAAGTGACACCAAATTGTTACAAATTTTTGACTTAAAAATGACGTACTCGTGGCTGTTTTGCGACAAAAATTTTTTATTCCTTAAATACCGGGCATTTGCGTTTGGGGTCCCAATTTTTCATCACCGGATCAGTAAAGTCTTTGTGGCAATCAAGACAAAGCCCCACCCTTAGGATACGTTTTATTTCTTCTGGCGTGAAAGCCCTTAGGTCTTTCCTGGAGAATCTTACGAATACATGGCCTTCAAGGTCTGTTACCGCAGAAAGCGGAAAATCAAGTCCTAAAAGATCACTTTTTTGGCTTTCCATGCTTTCAAAATGCCACTTGCCGTTTCGATAGCTTAAAATGCCGTATCCAAGCCCTAGGGTCTTAGCAGATGTGTGGCAGCTTTTGCAAGTTCGGGCCTTCCCAGTGGCATGTGGATCCATAAAAGACCAGGTGATTCTCTTGAACTCTTTTTGGACTTTCCCGTCCTGGGAAAGTAGGGTGATAAAGTCCTGTCACCCAGGGACAATGATTTCGATTTTGTTGCCCTTTACACCAAGAGTTGGTTCGTCAAGGCGCATATAGGAACGAAATTCTTCCCAGGCACCAGGGGTTTCTTTATTGGCAAGCTTGTCTAATTGGGACTGGCTAGCATCACGCCGTACATGGCAACCAAAGCATTGTGGTACACGCGGTGCATGGCAGGCCTGGCAGGTTAACCTTTGGTGAACTTTGTGTTCGCATTTTATGGGATCAGGTTTTTTTAAGGGGTGTTTTTTGCCAGCTTTGTCAAGAAAAACGATCTTGTGGTCTTCTTCTTTTACTCCCGGAATTTTGCGTCCCTTGCGTGTAACTCCCTTCCCTCCGTGGCAACTCTCACAGGTGATTTCTACGCTTTGTTCAAAATGGGTATATTCGTGGCCATCGCCCATGGTTTCTTCGGCAATATGACAGTCCACACAGGAAAGTCCGGCCTTAAAGTGGACATCAGGGGGAATCCTTCGCACAAAGCGTCCGTCAACAAGGGTTTCTGCGCCAAAATCGCCCTCACGATAAGGGGTACCGTAGCCTTCGTCTTCGTAAAGTCCCTGGTAGGTGAGGCCAATGCGGCCACTTCTGTTATGGCAACGCACACAGTTTTCAACAGGCATCTTGCGCGTAAGTACGGGATGTTTTGCTTTCTTGGGGCCTTTCACCAAATGACAGGCTACGCATCCTCCTCCTTTTTCCTTTAAAAAATCAGGAAGCTTTCCCTTTTCCATCCAGAGGTGGCATGAGCCACAAAGCTTTCGAAAATAATCAAGGGCAGGGGAGTTAAGCCCTGTTTTCATCAGGTGTTCAACGGTGTCTTCGGGAAGCATTTTGGCGTCTTCGGGGATTTCTCCCCAATAGCGACGAAGCACGTTAATGATCCCGCGGTTGGTGGCCATAAGGGATTTTTTTACTCTTCCTGGCATTTTGGGATGGCACGCTGGTCTTCCGCAGGTTTTTTCTACAACCCTCAAATCCCCTGGGTTTTTTACGATGCCTCGGTGGGCCAGTTTTTTATCCATGCGCAGGGGGTTACCCAGGTGACACGGTGAGCATCCCACTACATCTCGGCTGTGGACTTTTTCAGGGGATTCGTCATGGCAGGCAAGGCACATTTCTACCCTGCCGTCAGTAGTGGTGAAAACTTTAGGGGCCCGCTTGCGCTGCCATTCCCGCACGCCAACTACTACTAACAAAACTATGCCTAAAATGAGAAAGGCTTTTTTCATCGACTAAAGCCTATCACCGAAAGTATGAGATATAGGCTATGCCAGGCTATTAATACCATAGCACAGGCCCTGGGGAATTTTTTGAAAAATACCAGGGCCAAAATAGGGATAGCTGGAAAGATGATCCCTGCATAAAAAGGCGGAAAATGCCTTAAAAGCTCTTGGATTCCCACGAAAAACCACGGGCCAAGTACGGAGAGATCAGGATTTACCGGCCTGAGAATAGGAGGATAAAACATCGTAGGGAGCATCGCTATCACTGCCCAGAAGGCAAGGTCTTCGAGTTTTAAGCGTGTTAGGCGAAAATGCCAGGCCATAAGGGCTATCAGGAGCAAAAAGGAAAAGCAAATATGAGCCATGTAGGTGCGATGGATGCCTTCTTCGGTTACAGCCAGAATAATGTGGTTCAAAACGCTGCCAAAAAAGGGAATTTCTAGAACAAGACTTTCGGCAATATGCCCTGCTGAGGCCCCGATTTCGTCCCCCCTGATTACATATCCTGAAAAAAGGGCAAATACTGTTACCGGAAAAGAGGCCACCAGAAGTGTCCAGGAAAGCCAGGTCTTTTTTTCATAGCTTGCGGAAAGAAGGCTTTCCACGATATGGACAACTAACGTTAAAAAGGCAAGTTGGCCTGTATAAAAATGAAAGCTCCTCATAAAATCCCCAAAAGGAACAACGCCTTCTATGCCCACAGTTGAAATAAGAGGGATTTCTGGGCGGAAGGGGAAGGCCAGGAATATGCCACTTACGATGGCCAGCACCAGAGAAGCCGCTGAGGCCCAGGCAATAAAAGACCTAGCCTGGTAGTTCAATGATAATTCCTCCTTCAGTAACCTTGGCTGCCAGAGGAAAGAGATCCCTTTTGGCTGGCCCTGAAAGATAGCGCCCACTTGTGGTAAAACGGCTTTGATGGCAAGGACAGATAAAAAGATTGTGTTGGGGGTCGTAATTTACCGTGCACCCTAGATGGGGGCAGCGGCGCGAAAGTGCAAGGGGTTTTTTAGGGTCTTTAAGCACCAGAAAGAAATCTTCGCCAATGTAAATTTCTTTCTTCTTAAGGGATTCCTTTTTCAGGAACACCTTGAGAGGGGGCCTTGGAATAAGACCTGAGGCCACGCCGATTCCCGTAAGAAAAAGCCCACCCAAGAAGACTTTTCCCAGTAGCTTTAAAAAGTTCCGTCGCGAAGAATTCATTAGTTTTTCCTCTTTAAAAAAGAAACACTTTCTAGGTGATAAGTTTGCGGAAACATATCAAAAGCTTTAACGGAGACCACTTCAAAGCCAAGATCAATCAAAATGCGGAGATCCCTTGCAAGTGTTGGTGGGTCGCAGGAAACGTAAATAAGTTTGTCAATAGCGATATCCGGCAGAAACCGAAGTATTTCTTTGCAACCCCCTCGAGGCGGATCAAGGATTACCGTGGGGAAGGTGCGCGCTTCTTTGAAAAGGTCTATTAAGGCTTCAATGGCAGAAGAAACTCTAAAACTGACCGAAGAAAGCCCCCAAATTTCGGCATTTTCCTTACCGTCTTGAATGGCTCTAAAGTCAGTATCAACGCCTTCGCCGGTCTTAGCCTTGCCTGCAAGGGGCAGGAGAAAGTTGCCAATGCCGCAATGGACATCGAGTATTTCCTCTGTGGCAGAAGGAGACGCAAGTTTTTTGAGATAGTCGATCATCATCAGGTTTATCTCCCAGTTGGCCTGGACAAAAACCCCTGCAGAAGCGTAAAAAAACACGTCTTCTTCGGTACCTGCTATTTCAGAAGGCACAGGCATTTTACGGCGGCCTTTATGAGGGGCCTCTGGGGGATATGGGCCAACCGGAGCCCGTCCACGTATCCAATAAAAAATAGCTTTAAGTGCAGGGATGGCTTCGAAAATTTCTGCCAGGTCTTCCTTGCGTGGGGCCACTTTGGTCCAAAAAAGCATGAGGACTTTTCTTTCAGCAAGGCAAAGCCCAAGGTTTACCCTTTTTACATAGGGATGAAGCCTTCGCCAGGCAGGGATTTCCGGGAGTCTTTCTACCACTTCGTTTATTTCATCCCTTGCAAGCAAGCAGCGCTTAACAGGAACTAGGTCATGGGAACGCCTTTTTAAAAACCCCAAGGCCCCTTTTTCCTGATGCACGTGAAAGTTTAGGCGATTGCGGTAGTGAAACTCTTTCGGAGACGGGATTATTTCTGTTACTAGTTCTTTAGCCGGGAGTTTTCCTGTGCGTTCAAGGGTCTCACAAAAGATGGCGAATTTTTCTTCAAGTTGTCTTTTATAGGGTAGGTGCTGGAGCTGGCACCCTCCACAGGCAGCAAAATAAGGGCAAAGAGGTTTTTTCCGTTCAGGAGAAGGCTCAAGGATTTCTATAACCTTTCCCAGGGCATAATCACCCATTTGCTGGGTGATTTTTACTTTTACTTTTTCCCCTGGGATTACGTCAGGGACAAACACCACCTGGCCGTTATCAAGTCGTGCCAGGCCCTCTCCACCATGAACCAGCTTTTCTATGGTGAAAATTTTAGTCCTCATCAGGAAAGGAGGCAGCAATTGAACCGCGCGGGGTGTCAATTAGCCAGAATCCTTGAGCCTTAAGTTCTTCTCTGATCTTGTCAGCTTCTTCGAAGCTTCCTTTTTGTCTGGCTTCTTCGCGCTTTTCAAGAAGCGTCAATACTTCTTGGTCTGTGGCTGGCTTAGCAAATCTAATAATGCCAAACACCGTATTAATTTTTTCAAGGGCATCTTTTACCCTTTCGAAGTCTTCTTGATCAAGGCCTTCTTTGGCAAGGATTGGTTCAAGCCTGTTGGTAAACTCAAAGAGCACTGCTAAAGCCCGTGAGACATTCAAATCGTCATCAAGGGCTTCTTCAAACTGGTTAAGAAAGTTTTCTACTAATTGGTCAACGGGATAGCTTGTTTTACCGCTTGGCTCACGGGAAAGAAGCACCATAAAAGCATCTAGGCCGTGCAGGGCTTTTTGGGCGTCCTTAAGGGCCTTAAGAGAAAAGTTAAGGGGTTTGCGGTAGTGGGTTCTCAGCAAGAAGTAACGTATTTCTCGCGGAGAAAACCCTTGTTCCAGGAGTTCAGGGATGGTTACTGCATTTCCTGCAGAAAAAGACATTTTTTTCCCGGCAGTAGAGACAAGGGCAGAGTGGAGCCAGTATCTCGCTGGGATCTTTCCTGTTAACGCCTTGGCAATGGCGATTTCGTCTTCGTGATGGGGGAAGATAAGGTCGGTGCCACTGGTGTGAATATCGAATTCTTCTCCGAGGTATTTCAAAGACATGGCCGCGCACTGGATATGCCAGCCAGGACGAACCTTTCCCCATTCTGTTTCAACGTAGAGCCCTTGTTTGAGTTCCTGAAGGGTGGCCCTTTTAAAGAGGGTGAAATCAAGGGGGTCGTCTTTGTCGTATTCTTCCAGGTCAACCGTTGCACCGCGTTTGAGCTTGGCAAGATCAGCCTTAGAAAGAAGGCCGTAGTCTTTGAGTTTAGAGACGTCGAAATATACAGAGCCGTGCCGCACGTAGGCAAACCCTTTTTCAATCAACCTGCGGGTTACGCTTATCATTTCGTCGATGTGTTCACTGGCCCTGGGGAAGTAAGTGGCGGGCAGGATACCAAGAGTTTTTAAGTCTTCAAAAAAGTCTTTTTCTATTTTTTTGGTAAGTTCTTTCAAGGGTAGGCCTTCTTCAAAAGAGGCCTTAATGGTTTTGTCGTCATAGTCGGTGATGTTTATCACGTGGGTTACTTCGTAGCCCTTGAACATGAGGTAGCGCTTAAGGAGGTCAGCCGTCATCATGCGACGGTAAAGTCCGAGATGAGGCCTGCGGTTAACCGTAGGGCCACAGGTGTAAATGCCTACTTTTGCTTCGTTTATAGGAGTAAATCTTTCGACTTTGCGCGTAAGGGTGTTGTTGAATTTTGGCCCTTCATCCGGGAGGTTTTCAAAGGACCAGAGTGGTGTTGAGAGATAGCGTTCGCCACCATCAGGGAAAATGGCAACTATGACACCTTCTTTGATCCGTTTAGCAAGCTCAAGGGCTCCGTAAAGGGCTGCCCCTGAGCTCATACCCACAAATATGCCTTCTTCTCTGGCAAGCCTTCTGGCAAGTTCAAAAGATTCTTCATCGGGAACGTTCATAATTTCGTCAAGAAGCTGTTTCTGGAAGATGCCCGGGGGATAGGATTCCTTCATGTTTTTGAGGCCCTGAAGTCGGTGACCAGGATTTGGTTCAAGCCCAATGACCTTTACCGGGAGCTTTTTATCACGGAAAAACCGGGCTATGCCCATAAGGGTTCCTGTGGTGCCCATGCCTGCTACCACATGGGTGACTTTACCTTCTGTGTCACGCCAGATTTCGGGGCCGGTTCCGTAATAATGGGCCTTCCAGTTAGCAGGATTATTAAATTGGTCGGTAAGATAATATTTGTCAGGGTACTCTCTGGCAAGTTCATAGACGGCTTCGATAGCACCGTCAGTGCTTTTTTCTGCCGGGGTAAGTAAGATTTCGGCACCATAGGCCTGCATGATTTTGCGGCGTTCAAGAGAGGCCCCTTCGCTCATGGCTATCAAGCAACGATAGCCCTTTACCGCGGAGACCAGGGCAAGGCCGATGCCGGTGTTTCCGCTTGATGCTTCGATTATGGTTTTTTCCCTGGTGAGTTCGCCGGACTGCTCCGCGGTCTCAATCATGGAAAGGGCAATGCGGTCTTTAACTGAACCCCCAGGGTTAAAAGATTCGATTTTGGCAAGAATGGTCACCCGGGGGTTGCTTCGGATACGCCGGATGGGTGCCAAAGGAGTATTCCCGATAAGGTCTAATATGTTTCCGTATTTTTTTCCCATGAGCAGTCAAGCTTCCCAAAATTTTTTGACTGGATCTGTTCCTATTTTTCGTCCCGAAAAACGGGAACGGATCCTAGATATTTTGCAAAGGTCTTTTTGAATATAAGCGAAAAGGGCTTCTCAGCCAAGTTAATCTTCAGAAGGAGCAAGGCCATATTTACCAAGCTTGTATCTCAAGACTCGTTCAGAGATGCCAAGGAGTTCTGCAGCCTTGATTTTCACCCCGTGGGCTTCTTCCATGGCTTGTTTAATACGGGTGCTTTCAAGGAGTGCCACTGCTTCAGGCAAGGGTAACGAATACAAAATAGACGCCTGGTCTTCTTTTTTCTCTCCACGAAGAAGAGGGGGAAGATCATCTAGTGTGATAATGTCCTGGTCTGCCAGGATAACCGCACGTTCAATGATGTTTTCTAATTCTCGCACGTTTCCAGGAAAGTGATGGGAAAGCAGTACGTCTAAAGCTTCGCGGCTAAAGTCTTTGATTGTTTTGCCGTGTTTTTGGGAGAATTTTGCCAGGAAAAAACGACAAAGGGGCAAGATGTCTTCTTTGCGCTCACGAAGCGGGGGCAGTTTTACGGAAAATACGTTCAAGCGCCAGAAGAGGTCTTCTCTAAAAAGGCCTTCTTTGACCATTTCTTCTAAGTCTTTGTTGGTGGCAGCGATGATGCGTACGTTTACTTTTATTTCACGCAGCGCACCTATGCGTCTGATTACCCCCTCTTGCAGCACGCGCAATAGTTTGGCTTGAAGCGCAAGGGGAAGGTCGCCAATCTCATCGAGAAATATGCTTCCTCCGTCAGCTATTTCAAAAAGCCCGGGTTTGCTTTTGTCTGCCCCGGTAAAGGCCCCGCGTTCGTGGCCAAATAATTCTGATTCAAGTAGGCCTTCAGGGATAGCCGCGCAATTTACCTTGACAAAAGGCGCTTTTGCGCGAGGGCTTAGCCTGTGAACGAGATTAGCAATTACCTCTTTGCCTGTCCCTGATTCCCCGAGGATAAGTACGGTGGCTTCTGTCTGGGCGACTTTGGAGACTAGGCGCAAAATTTCGCGCATTTTGGGGCTTTCAGCAATGATATCTGGCGCTTCAGGAGGGGATAGCTCGGCAAGCCTTGCCTTTAAAAGCTCAACTTCCCGGGCAAGCCTTAGTTCTTTAAGGGCCTTGTCTATGATCAAAGTTAGCTCTTCAAGATTTACAGGCTTGGTAAGATAGTGATAGGCGCCCTTTTTGATGGCCTCGACTGCTCGTTCAACCGTGGCAAACGCGGTAAGCATTATTACCTGGAGCAGGGGAAATTTGTCTTTAATCCAGGAAAGAAGACTCAAGCCGTCTTCATCAGGTAGCCGCCAATCAAGGATTACTAAATCAAAATTTTCCTGACAAAGAAGTTGTTTGCCTTCATTGGCATTAAGCGCACAGGCAACATCATATTCCTTATGGCGCAGATAATCGCCAAGAATCTTGGCCTGGGGTTGATCATCTTCTATTATGAGGATTTTAGCCTTCATTTTTAATAGGAAAATGTATGCGGAAAACCGATCCTTTTTTAGGCTCAGAAGAAAAAGATACCCTACCTGCGTGGGCCTCGGCAACTTTGCGCACCAAATAAAGCCCAAGGCCAAAGCCAGTTGATTTAGTGCTAAAAAAGGGCTCAAAAAGCCTTGTTTGCTCTTTAGGTGAGATACCTGAGCCGGTGTCTTTTACCTCAAAGATGGCTTCGTTTCCTTCCACATAAAATTTGAGAAGGATTTCCCCCCCCTGAGGGGTGGCTTCAAGGGCGTTTCTAATCAGGTTCTCAAGGGCCCGCAAACACCATCTCTTATCAACCAAGATAATTTGAGAAGGCCCTTTTTCGATGAGGAGGTCAATCCCCTGTCTTTTGGCTTTTTCTTTAAATTTAAGGGCTAGTTCTTCGATGATTTCCTGGGCGTAAACTGGCTGGGGATGTATTTCAAAACCCTTGGCATACGAGAGAAGTTCACCTGTTAGTTCTGTTAACTTCTGGGCTTCAGTTTTTATCATGTCGAGAATTTCAGGGGATATTTTTTGGGTTTCTGACATGTATTGAAGGCCCATTACGATGCTGTTTAACGGGTTTCTTATTTCGTGAGCCACCATAGCAGAAATTTTCCCCATGGCAGCCAGCTTTTCTGAGGCTGACAGCTGTTTTTCAAGTTCTTTTTGGCGGCGGGAAAACTTTTCAAGATAAAAAAGTCCGGTGCCGAGAAGCACACTTGCCGCAAGTAGAATACAGCCACTAAGGATGACAAAATTCAAAAAGGCCTTTTTAGCAAA encodes:
- the larC gene encoding nickel pincer cofactor biosynthesis protein LarC translates to MPIAYLDLIGGIAGDIFLAALLDAGYPETHLATVLKQLPGGLSLKTENLKINGVSAKKVSIVARTTGVLPQKRTELFSLVDRLPFEKKVLAKAKNILETIFQAEAKVHGEDINQVHLHELSAFDTLADIFGVLGGLSYLKVEEVCASEIPLGRGLIHSRHGILPAPAPATLEILKGLPVKGIPEKKETVTPTGAALLKNLVKVFGPFPEMRISKVGYGAGHQKFDTCPNILRLLVGKKRTTENLSGEKVVELEANIDDKTPEELAFLAEKLFEKGALDVGFTPFFMKKGRPGFKLCILAKPENTNQLVKIFFSEEASLGVRIREIKRKTCPRQIKKISTPWGEISVKFAKAPCDSFKIEFEDLKKLSEQTGIPLIKLKKNIESYLKQHYYKERNNY
- a CDS encoding TVP38/TMEM64 family protein produces the protein MHISSLWEWFHFFWENPEVLRETIEDYGALAPLVFIAIQALQVVFAPLPGEVTGFVAGYLFGAFWGFVYAMIGIALGSSIAFFLARKFRHFFGKRLARSPHFLKLERFMQQRGIIAAFLCYLFPGFPKDYLNYFLGLFPIPFRIFLLIMIIGRIPGTLALALQGASLYERNWIMFAIIAGISAFLLGLFYWKRNSIYQYLDKNAHSIS
- the pstS gene encoding phosphate ABC transporter substrate-binding protein PstS, which codes for MRKWLLVLLLVLFSVTGVQAAKLTLLGAGATFPYPLYSKWFDVYYKKTGVQVNYQAIGSGGGIRQLLARTVDFGATDAPMKDSDLAKAPAQILHMPTTLGAVAVAFNVPGVTELKLTPKVLVDIFLGKITRWNDPAIKAINPGVKFPDLPIIVARRSDSSGTTYIFTDYLCKVSNEWCEKVGRGKSVRWPVGMGGKGNPGVAGLIRQIPGTIGYIEIAYAIKNHIPVAAIQNKAGKFVKPTLESISAAANVDIPDDTRCSLTNTDAPNGYPISSFTWLIFYKEQNYNGRSYKRAKELVKLLWWCIHDAQKYNEKLLYGRLPAKAVEKAERIVKSVTYNGKPLL
- a CDS encoding cytochrome b N-terminal domain-containing protein, which translates into the protein MNYQARSFIAWASAASLVLAIVSGIFLAFPFRPEIPLISTVGIEGVVPFGDFMRSFHFYTGQLAFLTLVVHIVESLLSASYEKKTWLSWTLLVASFPVTVFALFSGYVIRGDEIGASAGHIAESLVLEIPFFGSVLNHIILAVTEEGIHRTYMAHICFSFLLLIALMAWHFRLTRLKLEDLAFWAVIAMLPTMFYPPILRPVNPDLSVLGPWFFVGIQELLRHFPPFYAGIIFPAIPILALVFFKKFPRACAMVLIAWHSLYLILSVIGFSR
- a CDS encoding QcrA and Rieske domain-containing protein produces the protein MNSSRRNFLKLLGKVFLGGLFLTGIGVASGLIPRPPLKVFLKKESLKKKEIYIGEDFFLVLKDPKKPLALSRRCPHLGCTVNYDPQHNLFICPCHQSRFTTSGRYLSGPAKRDLFPLAAKVTEGGIIIELPG
- the rlmD gene encoding 23S rRNA (uracil(1939)-C(5))-methyltransferase RlmD, producing the protein MRTKIFTIEKLVHGGEGLARLDNGQVVFVPDVIPGEKVKVKITQQMGDYALGKVIEILEPSPERKKPLCPYFAACGGCQLQHLPYKRQLEEKFAIFCETLERTGKLPAKELVTEIIPSPKEFHYRNRLNFHVHQEKGALGFLKRRSHDLVPVKRCLLARDEINEVVERLPEIPAWRRLHPYVKRVNLGLCLAERKVLMLFWTKVAPRKEDLAEIFEAIPALKAIFYWIRGRAPVGPYPPEAPHKGRRKMPVPSEIAGTEEDVFFYASAGVFVQANWEINLMMIDYLKKLASPSATEEILDVHCGIGNFLLPLAGKAKTGEGVDTDFRAIQDGKENAEIWGLSSVSFRVSSAIEALIDLFKEARTFPTVILDPPRGGCKEILRFLPDIAIDKLIYVSCDPPTLARDLRILIDLGFEVVSVKAFDMFPQTYHLESVSFLKRKN
- the cysS gene encoding cysteine--tRNA ligase, which produces MGKKYGNILDLIGNTPLAPIRRIRSNPRVTILAKIESFNPGGSVKDRIALSMIETAEQSGELTREKTIIEASSGNTGIGLALVSAVKGYRCLIAMSEGASLERRKIMQAYGAEILLTPAEKSTDGAIEAVYELAREYPDKYYLTDQFNNPANWKAHYYGTGPEIWRDTEGKVTHVVAGMGTTGTLMGIARFFRDKKLPVKVIGLEPNPGHRLQGLKNMKESYPPGIFQKQLLDEIMNVPDEESFELARRLAREEGIFVGMSSGAALYGALELAKRIKEGVIVAIFPDGGERYLSTPLWSFENLPDEGPKFNNTLTRKVERFTPINEAKVGIYTCGPTVNRRPHLGLYRRMMTADLLKRYLMFKGYEVTHVINITDYDDKTIKASFEEGLPLKELTKKIEKDFFEDLKTLGILPATYFPRASEHIDEMISVTRRLIEKGFAYVRHGSVYFDVSKLKDYGLLSKADLAKLKRGATVDLEEYDKDDPLDFTLFKRATLQELKQGLYVETEWGKVRPGWHIQCAAMSLKYLGEEFDIHTSGTDLIFPHHEDEIAIAKALTGKIPARYWLHSALVSTAGKKMSFSAGNAVTIPELLEQGFSPREIRYFLLRTHYRKPLNFSLKALKDAQKALHGLDAFMVLLSREPSGKTSYPVDQLVENFLNQFEEALDDDLNVSRALAVLFEFTNRLEPILAKEGLDQEDFERVKDALEKINTVFGIIRFAKPATDQEVLTLLEKREEARQKGSFEEADKIREELKAQGFWLIDTPRGSIAASFPDED